A stretch of the Schistocerca serialis cubense isolate TAMUIC-IGC-003099 chromosome 2, iqSchSeri2.2, whole genome shotgun sequence genome encodes the following:
- the LOC126455470 gene encoding uncharacterized protein LOC126455470 produces the protein MVTERRRLQWGLLILFFHNVLLSVTCFSTARTVHEALESKIIICSQNTDCHVVASVSVPVENDPPNEVPSAIQDTNSLKNITLPLYDTKGAILSPQTTKINVANIPKSITILYNKKKVMNLFADSSIDTLVDFVIDMVKQEITKRGKSQIQIPDIHETFRKRVGPLKVKGTFDAEKGWFKSLSSLYRSEGISVSKTGSILTVTAGVGLKVMVLGYDQYKARFEHIGPKGHIKGEVDHNAVEVKLTVDLSGSHCKIALAGLRFKQLSKLKIHLSGLGKLSWIFSKVVTWITNKFKGKIIDSAERKLSENLETVLGRIHCYSSKRNSFL, from the coding sequence atGGTGACAGAGAGAAGGAGGCTGCAATGGGGTCTACTAATTCTTTTCTTCCACAACGTCTTACTTAGTGTTACCTGCTTTTCAACTGCTCGTACAGTACACGAAGCACTAGAGAGCAAAATTATAATTTGCTCGCAGAACACAGACTGTCACGTAGTTGCTTCGGTGTCGGTTCCAGTTGAAAACGATCCTCCAAACGAAGTACCGAGTGCCATTCAAGACACAAACAGCCTAAAAAATATAACACTTCCTCTGTACGACACTAAAGGAGCGATTCTGTCACCACAAACCACCAAGATAAATGTTGCTAACATCCCCAAGTCCATTACTATCCTCTACAACAAGAAAAAAGTAATGAACTTGTTCGCAGATTCGTCTATTGACACATTAGTCGATTTCGTCATAGACATGGTGAAACAGGAGATAACGAAGAGAGGAAAGAGCCAAATACAGATACCTGACATTCATGAGACATTTCGTAAGAGAGTTGGTCCTTTAAAGGTTAAAGGAACATTCGATGCCGAAAAGGGTTGGTTCAAATCTTTGTCGTCTTTATATCGCTCTGAGGGTATCTCTGTTTCGAAAACTGGCAGCATTCTGACAGTGACAGCTGGAGTAGGCCTAAAAGTAATGGTACTCGGTTATGACCAGTACAAGGCAAGGTTTGAGCATATTGGCCCTAAGGGACATATCAAGGGAGAAGTGGACCACAATGCAGTTGAAGTCAAGCTGACTGTGGACCTCAGTGGCTCACACTGTAAGATAGCACTGGCAGGTCTTAGATTTAAGCAACTCAGTAAACTTAAGATTCATTTAAGTGGTCTCGGTAAGTTGAGTTGGATATTCTCAAAGGTAGTTACTTGGATAACCAACAAATTCAAAGGCAAGATCATAGATAGTGCAGAGAGAAAGTTATCTGAAAATTTGGAAACGGTGCTTGGACGAATACATTGTTACAGTAGTAAAAGAAATAGTTTCCTGTGA